In Rosa rugosa unplaced genomic scaffold, drRosRugo1.1 SCAFFOLD_145, whole genome shotgun sequence, the genomic window ttatttacttaaattttgtttcatattcttcctcacacttcaacactaataccagtccaactcttttggcacaacaggaggacaaacatccctgcaacaacgaggaggagatcaccaggaggttcaaactcttcctctgttccccgtgcacggcgaggacgtctttggtaacctgaagactacttccgaggaaggtagtgcacatgattactatttcggtggctcaggcggttacaaccgtggatctccagtttctcttgagctcagcctcaacccatccggagctactgattaggcttagtatagcgtagttccaatttcctttttgtaataataaatcaataagatggtgtgcatgttgtttcttctttttgtttaaccaacaacaacaccaaggatcgaaccttggtcacccaatactattttcaaaaccataaacaactctactgcacacatctttcataatgatgcaataaaaacaatcactcaaaaagaatccaacaatcaattaagttgcacagaggtctagctagcatcctctgagtcaaaccaaacacaaacaatttcgtcgctagaattcagggattaataaagctaaacacttcccattCAGAAACACCTATAGAGCACCAAACTTAACACCTCTTACGCTCGTGATCTTTAGAACTAGAACACTAACATATCCTTCACTGGGCAGGAAAGTACATGTCTCAAAAGAATGCTACAAATTCGCTCCAAGTCATTATCGATAATTCATATCCTTAGTACCAAATCTAATCATGGTCATGTTTCACCTTAAAGAAGGAACATAgccacattcttcttctttctcaatacAGTACCATCATGGAAAAATACTAGCTCTAATGAATCTCTACTCAAGTAAACTCTCACCTTGAACTTTCAACTCCTTAAGTTCAGTTTCATCCAATAAGGCGACATTAATATAGGTATCTAACCTGGTATCACCTCGATAACAAACTCCACCACCCTCCTTATAGATAACctaagtatctccaaattacctcactacactcaaaaatttatatcaatCTCTTCCCAAACCACAGAGTCAAGAATCCTGTTCAATGGCTAACACCTTAACCAAGGTGAGTTCTATCAAATGGTTACATCACACAACTACCACTAAAGCACTACAAGCACTGCCataaaaactgttataaaataaacactactggcaccaccacaaggctgccatatgcacaagtctgctatagacatcagggaaaaaacccatacttttactcataacttttccttctaaaagttcatcacgtagtgtatataaaatcaccacacaaccttcttagtctacactaagaattcaatctcacacaaggtcagcataattgcctcagagtcactttaatcacgtatcacatgtcaattaccaaaactccactaagacgtctctttataaaacaagatatctaatccttgatacgtacacctcatctaaacatctgtacgtccaacttaagaagacaaaatttataacaattcatactcgtatccacactaggtacgtgcataggtccacaccatgtcctcaaccaaacacttcaacaatcaaaagaacctcatttccataaaacaatcctcgttgacttaacagagttgaatcaagaggttcctattcctcaaggattgtaactcgcggccactgaacttattccaatacgaacctacaagacaactgtaaggttctaagtacaaccccttcgaatctccatcacctaaggagtatagtatgcttggctaagacatgtataacacttaaaacacagtataagtcaaatacaaattcatattaaccaagtcaatactatagggaaggtattcacgttccctaaacgacctagcggcctaaacaactcccaacactcacgcatacccaatgacttagccaataccgaagagcacacgatggggatccgctgcagacgggccatcactcggaaggtattgacacatcaccaaatatgcaccttacgctctgataccaaaatgtcacgccccgaattttgaataataaattcaaatccgaaacctgaataattacaattacaaaaaaacaaatctcgaaacttcgagttcattattacaattcactctcacaatatattataaagctcaaatgagcataacacacctcacaacttacaattgttgtaaaactctaacaattgctctaaccgcacgatcaccgtcctggttctcctgtcctgtaggattacccgctacacaatttgaatagtgtaccgggagttgcaacaacacaaaacccggtaagctttttacagccagtatgagtaaacaagaaagaactgttgatttattagatttcaagactaccacaaacccacgttactttctcactctcatatatatatatagacacttatgagttactctcaatttagctcataagatcactcactctcatatatatatgtagacacttatgagttactctcaatttagctcataagatccctcactctcatatatatatatagacacttatgagttactctcaaattcgctcataagatttcccaacatttggtagacagactcatatatatatatatagacccttatgagttactctcaatttccctcataaggttaccatatatatattgacacttatgagttactctcaatttcactcataaggtcactccacatttggcagacagactagagctctaactgaacgtaaccactcgtccggccacagacgtgattacgatttaatactattaataaccaccagcccggtacgagagcgtgattcactaatagatgccatggtcacctcgtgacctagtgatctccacagatcacaacaatttattgttcctcaacaataaaactcaacacctctcacaatatattgtttctcaacaataaactcaatacctctcacaatatattgtttctcaacaataaactcaacacaactccaacaatacatattatttcacgtaataatatatatacagacattcacacaggaatgtctagtaataccaacaatagttcatatgattgcaacaaaataagcaattaattgtattgggttcgtaatatgaaccacgtgaggtttactcacctcgataatcccgctgcgtcttcaattcagctcaaaatacgatccacaatcgtccaccaactcaaaccgtcaatcacctagtccaataatgatcttgacttagccaacaactcaaatatgaaattaaacgacgatccaacgctcagattcaaattaaacgatgatccaacggtcggatctgaatttaatgatgatccaacggtcggatcctcacggatcgcctttaggatcatcctccaaaattatcacgaagatccaacggtcagatcttcctgaatcgcctttactaacatctccacaaaattatatgaaaatccgacggtcagattctcacgaatcgccttccgaatcactatttctcaattatacgaagatccaacggtcggatcttcgtccgtgacctcacaaggtcaccgggacagtcatacgatcaacatatccaaaattgaagcaaaaccgatggtcagatcttcacagatcgtaaaccgaagataaacgtaaaaacgttaaatagtaacgtcaaaacgtaaatccactatttatcaactttttctaacatgaccatgttatatatcaaaacgctcgtatggatgcatagatcatcgcctagataatgaaaactcgaaatatggtctgatgcgccgccacaagcggtggtcagtgggcggtcaaggcggcggtcaacgacggtcaaccacctcagatggcaaagtgaccaactacaaactggttcaaaatgaaagggtgatcgacttccatacctggagctaagtctggtttggcctagatcgtcctagatcaagcgttgaagttggattaatctcgtgcgtctgatcagattcagattaaatcagggacgtcgaaaaagtcaaaccatgatctagcgttctatacacaaaatcgtgatgaaaggcttacatggggatgatcagcatgaggaggagatcacgaaaatggggacgatcggcccatgcaacgccggaaaagtcgttttccggtcgggtcgggttcacatggctggggcgtcttcgatctccatctgggggcagcggcggggcaagacggtggcagggagcggctgggcgtgcgacggcgagctcggggaaggccgggtccgtggccagaggaggccggaggagggccgttcggccgggtcgggtcgagcggttcggccgcgtgggagaggagagaggacggagggtttcgggggactattccgcaaaatctccatttttttgtccttaatgaataaatcagaaatttttcctatttatagaaaattcccaattttcaaatattcataacttaatcatacgaactccgaataatgcgttccacatgtccacgaactcgtatcgacgagctctacaactttcatgaaggaagttttcccaaattttgaacgaataaaaagtcaactttgttgaccccctaaaaacgttcgttttcgaaaataaaatcgttcgaactaattccacaacttctccaagcttcgtactcgctcctactatcgtgaaatcatttctaaaaatccacggaaattaatttggatttttcggggtattacaaccatgggaagcacggcgatatcttggagatctacaaaacagacccttgttgctacttcctcaaatcatgcagagattattgctctacatgaagctgtgcgtgaatgcatatggctaaggtctataaatagacacattcgaggaacttgtggtttgaagtttaccacagataaacctacatgcatttacgaagataatgcagcttgtattgagcaaatgaaattaggtttcatcaagggtgacAATACTAAACATATATCAccgaaattcttctacaatcagcaacagcaaacacttctaaacattgaagtaaatcaaatccgatcagaggataatgtagcggacttatttactaagtcgctaCCAAAAACCCCTTTCGAGaagcatgtgaagagcatcggattaagaaggttatccgaactcccatgatcttcagggggagaataaatcagggggagtatctagaaacatactccacacttaATGCGCGTTGCACtccttttctccttcgaccaaggttgttttttcccacagggttttattacttggcaaggtttttaacgaggcaatttcgaagcgcacggcttAGACAAATACTatcgacatgaaatatccaagggggagtgttgtagtatacatgaaatTGTGGTAAAACTattatgtctatatcatgtaaatagcaTTATTATGGCTATGTATGATAGCACTTAAGAGTGGAGAAGTTTGGTATCAATCATGTTAATGTTATGTATGAAAGCACTTAAGTAAATGGATGATATTAAATGTAATAGTGGTAAGAGTAATGGAATGTAATAGTATTACTCCATGCtttttatccctatataaaccctccattgtgagaagaataaacacaccaattcactcttcattctctccatctaaactctctccctctctctgttaGTTTacgattttccttaaacattccTGACaccttccaattttttttttcccattaaaatttaaaatatacTCATTAAGAGCATCTTCAACAGTAAgaattatttatttcttttgggCTCAACTATTGCTTTATGGTTTATGTTTTTACTTTTCCAATAACTCCCTATTTTTGGGCAGATAGTGGGCTTCGGCCCAAGAAAGGCTGGCTAGACTTAGTCAGCATAAGTCTGCACGATTATGgtatgtgccgttctggcttATTTGTCAGCATAAGTCTGCACGATTAGTCAGCATAAGTCTGCACGATAGGGCTTatttgtatgtgccgttctggctttgagattaaatgaaatctctattactctgtcaaaaaaaaaaaaaaaaaaaaaagtaagaattattttttaattaaatttagctaaaattgttaaatatagctattgatttaacaatagggaaaatcgtccaaacagtgtctgaacttttccagactattaattttcatacctatactttaaaaaacctcaaaatggtacctgaagttttggccccgacccaatttccgtacctagcaacagtaaaatagttaacagagttaacttttgaagggtatttttgtcctttcactattcatcttcttcctggTTCGTgttcttcctctccgacctcaaATCCTCCTCATCTTTCTACCACCACAACCCGAATCGAaacccctcttcttcttcttactaaGCTCCTTACTGAACTCCTCCTTCCGTGAAAATAcaatgactctctctctctctctcatcttttctttgttctctgttcTCTCTGCCATCTCTCTCGTCTTCATTCAACGTTCATCAACAACTCCTCCCAATTGGAAACAACAATTGGAAACAACAAAAATCAATTTGGCTCTATATCTTTATGATATGACACAAGACAACGATaaattggaaacaaaaatcaaacaatttTAAACCCAATTTCCTTCTCTTTTGCTCTATTCCCAGAAAATCTGCACAATTTCCTGCATTTTGGGTTTATGCAAGAAGATTATAGTAAAGGCTAAAGCTACCCAATTTCTTTACCACTACTACTGCACAAAAAGAGATAAGATCAGATTGGTAAAGGACTGTAATGGAGTGGACTGGGAGTGAGATTAAGAAAGAGAGGCCTAATATCGAATGGGTTTCTTCTCCGAGCACCAACAGTGAGCCTAAGAAGCTCAGGAAGAAATTGGAATTGTGGGTATCTTTGGATGAAGAGGTGGACTTTCTCAGCGACGTCATCTGCATCGAAGTCGGAGCGGACCTCGAGGTGGAAGAGGCGGGAGAGGAAGAAAAAGCGGCCGAGATGATTGAGGAGCTTGCGGATTTGGTTGGTGCGGACGGAGATCAACCGCTTGTTGCCGCCATGCTGGCCGTCCTCTTACTCAAAGATGATGCCGGGGACGCGGCCGACCTTCTGCTCTTTTGCGGCGATGCTTTTGCCGGAGACTAAGCGCGGGACGGCAAGGATGGTCTGGTCGTATTTCGGGTCGGGTCTGGGGAAGGACACTGGCTTGGAATCGTCGTCAACGAGAGCGGCTGCGGCAGATTGGGTGTAGTGGCGGAGCTGGAGGGGTGCGGAGAGGGCGGAGGCGCAACGCCACTGGAGGAGGAACATTTTGGATTTGGGGTCAGCGAGTAGGACACTGGGAGTGGGAGATAAAGGTCAAATGGGGTTTAAGAGGGTAAAACCCTTTTTTCTATATGACAAATGAAAATTGCGGATGTTAATAACGTAGTATAGGAAGAAAGATGAGGAGGATTTGAGGTCGGAGTGGAAGAACACGAAccaggaagaagatgaatagtgaaaggacaaaaatacccttcaaaagttaactctgttaacgattttactgttgctaggtacggaaattgggtcggggccaaaacttcaggtaccattttgaggttttttaaagtataggtatgaaaattaataggctggaaaagttcagacactgtttggacgattttcccttaaCAATATTGTTCCAGCAGTAGTAgttatttgtaaataatatactatattttatcgaatcataaactgacatgtggacaaaagaggagagagaaatataacttttgctttaggTATGCATGATTAtttagctaaatatagctagccaatttagctaaagctaaatttaacttaaCATCTATCTGTTAACTTAAGAGTGACCTCTTTGAAATAAAAAATCGACGAATTAtaccaaactttttttttttaaattaatggggtttggaacccagtcaagctgggaggctcatccccacgcccatgttattattaataatattttgCCGCATcgggggggacgtaatacctatACCCCGAGCATGCATAGTTGCGTTACAaatatcctcatagagaacatcctgtaAGAAATCAGGAGCCTCAACTAAAGAAAGATCCACAACATGATCTAGACTAGCAAAGTAATACCAAACTTAATTGACTGAAAATTAATCGAAACCGAACTGAATGAGTCGGTGAGTTattaaaatcaaatcaaattaatGCTTGGGCATAGATTTTGATTAACTAATTAAATATATTGAAAAAATTGGAAGTACATGATACATGCGGTGTAGATTGGTAATTACGGTATTAGAAGGATCGGTTTGAAGCTGAAATATATTACTCCCAAATTTAAAACTTTTAGTCGGTATGAACCATGTTGCCACTTTAGAATTCGTGTCATTCTAAATCATTTGGTTCTATACATATAAACCAGATTGCCCCCATAGTCACATACCGCCTTGGTTCAGTATGAAACGTGTATAATTTCGGTTTTGTGGTTTTGAATGCCCACCCCTTAAGATGGGAAAGGTAATTGTTACTCTGCTAATGTGAATAAGATTACCTCAAATTTGTCTTCTGCTACTCTGCCAATACAAAGTTCTGCATAAACACAACGTACAGCAACTGCTTTGTGAAAACAACCAAATCAATTAGCTTATCTCCGCATAACCCCAAATGTGCATATTCACATTGAGTGCACTTCACAGTATATAATTGGAGCAGCTTGCAATGTTCACTTCACTCTATCTATACTAGCAACTACTCGATCAGCAGCAATGGCAGTTCCAAAGCTGAAGCTTATGATCAGCCTTGTATTCATTCAAGCCCTCATCACTTCAAACCAAGCAGCCCCATCAAACTCAGATATCTTCAGAGAATACATAGGAGCTGAATTCAACAATGTCAAGTTTTCTGATGTCCCCATTAACCCAAATGTTGAGTTCCACTTCCTTCTCTCCTTTGCCATCGACTACGACACCTCAGGTTCTTCACCCACCAATGGAAATTTCAACGTCTTTTGGGACACTGACAACCTCGGCGCCTCTCAAGTTTCAGACATCAAGAATGCCCATTCAAATGTGAAAGTTGGCTTAAGCTTAGGAGGGGACAGTGTCAATAGTGGCTCTTGTTACTTCAACCCTTCCTCAGTTGATTCATGGGTTTCTAATGCTGTTTCTTCACTCACAAGTATCATCCAGCAGTACAATCTAGATGGGATTGACATTGATTACGAGCACTTTAAATCTGACCCCAACACCTTTTCCGAGTGCATCGGAAAGCTTATAAAAACCCTCAAGGACAATGGTGTCATCAAGTTTGCTTCCATTGCTCCTTTTGATGACGATGACGTTCAGAGCCACTACTTGGCCTTGTGGAAGAACTACGGCCAGTTGATAGACTATGTGAATTTCCAGTTCTATGCTTATGATCATAGCACCACAGTGTCTCAGTTTATCGATTATTTCAAGACTCAAAGCTCAAACTACAATGGTGGGAAGGTCTTAGCGAGCTTTAGCACCGATGGGAGTGGTGGATTGTCCCCTGAAAATGGGTTCTTCACTGCCTGCCATAGGCTCAAGAGTGAACAAAACCTTCATGGTATCTTTGTTTGGTCTGCTGATGATTCCAAGAAAAATGGTTTCCGCTATGAAAAGCAATCCCAAGCTCTTTTGGCAATTCCACATTAGCATTGTACACAGAGTCACACTATCCCTGCTGCTATGTAGATGATTAAGATTCAGGACCTGGAATTGAGACGTTCCAGGATATTGTATTAGTACTATGCATGTACTTTTATCCAGTAGTTATATCTTCTATACATTTGTACTAAATGTTTATGAATACTACATTATGTTTAACTATAAGCATGCACTTTAAGCATTCAGTTCTGTTTCAGCTTGTTCAAGGCTTGAAATATTCTCTTCATATATAACACAACCATCAAAGGGAAACGAATAATTCGATCACCAACTGGGAGCTATGAAGTTGTAACAGACGCCCAGTACAATCAGAAAACGGTGATCACAGATTCCTTTTTGCAATCACTCGGTGAATACAACCCAATTCTTTGCTTATGCTATGGCTTGTTTACTATTCTTCTTAAATTACATTGAAAGGTATGGCAGCAGTTTCATTCAATCACACATTGAGAGAATTATAATGCTGGCCAGTTATGTACTAATTGGAAGGTCTAAATTTCATTAATAACCCAATTAACTTCTAATTAGTTGAGCTAAAACCCATTTCCCTCCTGCCTAGCTCACACCTCATTCTTCTCTCACATTTCATCCAGCACCATAATTTTCAACACTAATATTATTATTCCACAAGATATGGTAAAAACGACCCAGCAAGTCCACAAAAACCAATCCACTATACCAATAATGCTTCTGCTTTTGCGTTGGTTGAAAATGTAGATGGAATCCCTATTGGTCCTAAGGCTAAGGGAATGAATTACATCTACATACTGCTTTGACATCTAAAGCTCCATCAGTATTAAGTTCAGGAGAAGGTTTCACTACTTCTGCAGTCAAGTTTCCAGGCTTGGCGTTTTCACCGGGCAATTCTTGGGTAGTTTACAGCTCTCTAAAGGATAATCTCTACCTATACCTCCTTCAGAGAAAACATAGATGCACATTATAGTGTTGTGATCATCATCACAGATAGTACAACACTTGAGAACATCACCACGCACAAAAGATAAAGGGAAAACCAAACCTTTATTTCCTCAAAACACAACACAGAAGCCTACAAAAATTCAGAATACCTTCACCAGAAAGCCTAAGACAGAAAACGAAAGCATTAGTAATTCCACATTAGTATTGTACACATACAATTCCCTGCTTTCTTATGTACAtgctgaaggaattgtgtcctaaaacaatcattttgatataattattattgtaattattattaatcaaaagggcaagtttattgttcattgcttatatttaataggattaattacagtttacccccctgaggtttgggggtgtcatcatttcaccccccaaactctcaatttcacttttttaccccctgaactttccaatttcaatcagtcgtgtcaaatttctcctattccgtccaaattagacattaactctgacttttaaggggtaaaatggtcatttcaagacaaaaaaaataaaaaatatataaaaaattcgttttttatttatttattttttctgtttttttttttctttttctgtttttttttttttttttttttttttgtcttcaacctatacactacaagttataataggtttataaaaacaaaaaaatactctaggtggttaaaagccgctcgctggtctacgatatttgtgatatatctccgataaagtgaagaattttaggatatatccccaataaagtgaagaaatatctgtaaaaaataattttacactttatctgtaaataaatatctgtaaaaaatgattttacacactcgcaggtctacgatatttgtgatatatctctgataaagtgaagaattttaggatatatccccaataaagtgaagaaatatctgtaaaaaataattttacactttatctgtaaaaaatgattttaaacagatatttcttcactttattggggatatacaggtatttacagataaagtgtaaaatcattttttacagatatttcttcactttattggggatatatcctaaaattcttcactttattggagatatatcacaaatatcgtagaccaaaaatgattttacacagatatttcttcactttattggggatatatcctaaaattcttcactttatcggagatatataacaaatatcgtagaccaacgagcggcttttaaccacctagagtatttttttatttttataaacctattataacttgtggtgtataggttgaagacaaaataaaatttataaaaaaaaaaaaacgaagaaacataaaaaaaaaaaaaaaaaaaaaaaacagaaaaaaaagaaaagaatttatttatttatttatttatttttcttgaaatgaccattttacccctcaaaagtcagagttaaagtccaatttggacggaataggagaaattggacacgactgattgaaattggaaagttcagggggtaaaaaagtgaatttgagagtttggggggtgaaatgatgacacccccaaaccttaggggggtaaactgtaattaatcctatttaatatttgattgaacaaggtccaaggaatatgagttaaagagaaagtaatctaaagagttagatgtgtgagacctttactctttcacactcttatcctaaaaggttcatagtcataggattatcacttggacattgataatccggaaagactagcacatactatgtatgctcaatatggaggatgatatgtctcttgtcatttgtgtagagacactaatacaagtatgtgggtgctcttaacttaaagagtacactgaacgcgatcattagagttcttgtatggagtcttacttacatgtcaaacttgaactctaaattgcaataatacaaattagtcctttgacctgagacaccatagttgtcttatgagtgaatggattatcacttgatgatgcaataatattgtgtcccttaatggatataatagatgcattcattggtataatcaattcggtcatggagacatgtgagtgtacaacaaggaatctctatccttaagtaaataaggtgtatgttcaaagatgtgattcaatgagtctttggccaaagcattgaatgagatttaaaaaggagtttttaatcacattctaagaatcacataagaatgaaaatcacattaggggattgacatatcaattccataccccgatgatgtgatttagaacatagtgtaagagaaggaccgtattgtattgtaattccaattgaataggttctttgtcattctacattaactagggtagtcatgatatgttgcaagacgtcactcatgacttgtgaagtccccgaggattaataaacatttattatcctaataacaagggagaatcaaaaatggagtttttgattcgtaaacaaaatagaatggtttctataaacttcactgccttgttaattagaacctaagagatcgcacaccatataagtggatcattgagattatatatgaagaagattaaacaagagttggttatgagcaaataattaattagatttattatttgaacataattaggattttcgggtaaaaccgaacctattgggcctaaacgattgtcgggttttttggtgtggacttgggcttcactaaatgagatttaaatgaaagcccaagacacatttttagtgcccaataacatgtatggaccagccaaaatattggctttatgaaagtcaatatttttcttttagtaattggagttatttcctattatataaaagggaaagcatggacaaagaaaagagtgtgtctccacactattattttcagattagagagagagaaagagagttctctcttggtccatttttcagaaattaaaggaaagaagaacacttgcataatttcttcttttctttcatctttcttcatctcttgattcacttggtgaagatccttagaggccatatatttttgtggctttacttgttacatcaaggaggagattacaagcacaagaaggagtataagaaggagttcttaattcaaggtgcttcaaggtggaggaaacacacacaaggagagatcaaggagaggaactttggtggttcacttggatcggattaaaatcacgctccaagggtgagtagaacataaactccctctttgttcttccttaccatgcatgctatgtttatatacatatcacaataagccaa contains:
- the LOC133724245 gene encoding chitinase 2-like, with translation MAVPKLKLMISLVFIQALITSNQAAPSNSDIFREYIGAEFNNVKFSDVPINPNVEFHFLLSFAIDYDTSGSSPTNGNFNVFWDTDNLGASQVSDIKNAHSNVKVGLSLGGDSVNSGSCYFNPSSVDSWVSNAVSSLTSIIQQYNLDGIDIDYEHFKSDPNTFSECIGKLIKTLKDNGVIKFASIAPFDDDDVQSHYLALWKNYGQLIDYVNFQFYAYDHSTTVSQFIDYFKTQSSNYNGGKVLASFSTDGSGGLSPENGFFTACHRLKSEQNLHGIFVWSADDSKKNGFRYEKQSQALLAIPH